CTACATTGATTAATCCATTCTTTCTGCCTTTGAACTTTAAAAATTTATGCCTGAAGAATATACATTTTAGGGCTTTATTTTAGAGTGAAGGTTACAGCCCTATAATTCTTTAAAAGGTAAGTTTGTCGTCGAGAGGGGGTAGAACTATACCAATTATCCGATGTTGCCGATGTCACTTTACTTTACAACTCCGAAATCTCTAAATATAGTTAAACTCATAGAGGTATAGGACTGAGAACATGTTCGAAGCTACTGTAAAATGCGAAGTGCTCAAAGAAGTTGTAAATGTGATCTCAACCCTTGTAAACGAAGCTAAATTCAGTATTGATAGCAAAGGTCTGACTGTAAGAGCCGTGGACCCGGCGCACGTAGCAATGGTCGATTTGGAGCTGAAAGCAGGTGCTTTTGAAAAATACAAAGCTGATGAGACAGAACTTGGTATTGATTTGGAGAAGCTAGGCGAGGTTTTAAAGCTTGCAAGCGCTACAGATAAAATTTCTCTACAGTTTGATGAAGAGAGGAACAAGCTTGTAGTAAAAGTAGAAAACATTACAAGAAGAATGCCTCTAGTTGACGTAGCTAGTATGTCAGAGCCTAAAGTACCTAATTTAAATCCAACTGTAAAGGTGGTATTAAAAACATCGGAACTTGATAAAGGAATAAAAGCTGGCGAGACTGTCTCAGACCATATAGCGCTAGTTGCAACTC
The Candidatus Thermoplasmatota archaeon DNA segment above includes these coding regions:
- the pcn gene encoding proliferating cell nuclear antigen (pcna); the protein is MFEATVKCEVLKEVVNVISTLVNEAKFSIDSKGLTVRAVDPAHVAMVDLELKAGAFEKYKADETELGIDLEKLGEVLKLASATDKISLQFDEERNKLVVKVENITRRMPLVDVASMSEPKVPNLNPTVKVVLKTSELDKGIKAGETVSDHIALVATPEGFEVTSESETDFASLKLSKASLEALQCKELTKSLYSSDYFSKMIKAITSSEKVMLWLGNDYPVKLEFELANGHGKAYYLLAPRIESE